One window from the genome of Yarrowia lipolytica chromosome 1B, complete sequence encodes:
- a CDS encoding uncharacterized protein (Compare to YALI0B12496g, weakly similar to uniprot|P39008 Saccharomyces cerevisiae YNR052c POP2 required for glucose derepression, similar to Saccharomyces cerevisiae POP2 (YNR052C); ancestral locus Anc_6.379) yields MRANFIQPQQVHQGFVNGNAGPDPRMGMMGQAGGAQGVNGMMRSTATQNQGGQQAQNSTPVRSAQQPGQQQQQQQQPNSGQRPGSALGLNSTPGQQTGGQQQGFPGMVNPLPMGMRNPMMMGQQGGVSGGRRGPGGAGGPPMMGAAQMQHLSQQQQQQQHPAPVREVWGFNLEEEMARVREVSERARYVSLECKFPGIVARPIGQFRSTNEYHYQTLRANVDLLKVIQVGLSFSDDSVAPPVTWQFNFRFDETQDMCSEDIKDLLKQSGVDFVRHQQHGIDAFNFGELLISSGLVLDDGIEWITFHAGYDLGYVLGIMLNKELPAEEQQFLAQVRRYFPRVWDLKNAVKNSGLTIRSNSLSSLAEDLRVRDQEVTNNQAGADAKLAAECFFEMRRYLGDQMALEMANKLCGLSELHPEQLMLLEEDEDAPGEDLTEVPVPTVQKPKEKQDGVNVFQFSKMGGGK; encoded by the coding sequence ATGCGAGCAAACTTCATACAGCCCCAGCAAGTCCATCAGGGATTTGTGAACGGCAATGCCGGCCCCGACCCAAGGATGGGCATGATGGGACAGGCAGGAGGCGCCCAGGGTGTCAACGGCATGATGCGATCGACCGCGACACAGAACCAGGGTGGCCAGCAGGCACAAAACAGCACTCCTGTTCGATCTGCACAACAGCccggccagcagcagcaacagcaacaacagcccAACTCGGGCCAACGTCCTGGATCTGCACTCGGTCTCAACTCCACGCCTGGTCAGCAGACCGGcggacagcagcagggctTCCCAGGAATGGTTAACCCACTTCCCATGGGTATGCGTAACCCGATGATGATGGGTCAGCAGGGTGGAGTCTCTGGTGGTCGACGAGGCCCTgggggagcaggaggaccCCCAATGATGGGAGCCGCACAGATGCAGCATCTTtcacagcagcaacagcagcagcagcatccGGCTCCCGTCCGTGAGGTATGGGGATTCaacctggaggaggaaatggCGCGGGTCAGAGAGGTGTCTGAACGGGCTCGGTATGTGTCTCTGGAGTGTAAGTTCCCGGGCATTGTGGCCCGTCCCATTGGCCAATTCCGTTCCACAAACGAGTACCACTACCAGACTCTGCGTGCCAACGtggatctgctcaaggtCATCCAGGTGGGACTGTCGTTCTCGGACGACTCTGTAGCCCCTCCCGTCACCTGGCAGTTCAACTTCCGGTTCGACGAAACCCAGGACATGTGTTCTGAAGACATTAAAGATCTGCTGAAGCAGAGCGGAGTGGACTTTGTGcggcaccagcagcatggaaTCGACGCCTTCAACTTTGGCGAGCTGCTCATTTCGTCCGGACTGGTCCTGGACGACGGCATCGAGTGGATCACCTTCCATGCCGGCTACGATCTGGGCTACGTGCTCGGAATTatgctcaacaaggagcttCCTGCCGAGGAACAACAATTCCTGGCCCAGGTACGACGATACTTCCCCCGAGTGTGGGATCTCAAGAACGCAGTAAAAAACAGCGGCCTTACAATCAGATCCAACTCGCTGTCATCTCTGGCCGAAGACCTGCGGGTCCGAGACCAGGAAGTGACCAATAACCAAGCCGGAGCCGACGCCAAGCTCGCTGCCGAGTGCTTCTTTGAAATGCGACGTTACCTAGGCGACCAGATGGCGCTGGAGATGGCCAACAAGTTGTGCGGTCTCAGTGAGCTTCATCCTGAACAGCTGATGCTGTTggaggaagatgaagacGCCCCTGGAGAGGATCTCACCGAAGTGCCCGTGCCCACGGTCcagaagcccaaggagaagcaggaTGGAGTCAACGTGTTCCAATTCTCCAAGATGGGAGGGGGCAAGTAA
- a CDS encoding uncharacterized protein (Compare to YALI0B12452g, similar to uniprot|P32776 Saccharomyces cerevisiae YDR311W RNA polymerase II transcription factor B 73 kDa subunit, similar to Saccharomyces cerevisiae TFB1 (YDR311W); ancestral locus Anc_5.336): MHDAPNSHINIYNPTTSTPNSDTITMSHTFQATNKKVLGVLSISAETKKLEWTPVSGDRAPINVNLANVTNLQATPENSAKIMLKIVAGDDPSTFAFSNRGTMIECRDVLQGLVSRARREASNPPPSATGDGSSTPATATPPPKKEEKKVAMDDKSLLADFQLQQTLLKESKELGKVFAATVIHGGLKPEEFWSIRVHLLRAFALTSNQKKGPYNVLSTIKPTTGSDNTVNVQLTPEKVKDMFDQYPVVQTAYDDNVPRLKESDFWARFFQSRLFKKLRGERITHKDPTDPLMDRYLDDEYDKEAALAAGMPDKVHRFVDIGGNDSQAGSESFGNRPDMTMRAGSSGRDVVSVIKSINRLSERLAQKSEAPLAEKEYGTLALADLQGETGAEYVPLQVRQSDTNGNKKDSDGDVDMTPLDAEACKEYVHSQYDNPVSLASLVHDDYSADYAQAWGNVQGAVNQQKGSWETVQESLMDPKVLNDLLVVHTTTIEFLRHFWHNFQEGSAECSSMANSLAKCIKRIDAAVGEVKDEQQHKLAVGAMASVKTSIHHALKEYDIALRG; this comes from the coding sequence ATGCATGACGCTCCAAACTCCCATATCAACATCTACAAtcccactacaagtacacctAATTCAGATACAATCACCATGTCACACACGTTTCAGGCGACCAACAAGAAGGTGCTGGGCGTGCTGAGTATCAGTGCagagaccaagaagctggagtGGACGCCCGTTAGTGGAGATCGAGCACCCATCAATGTCAACCTGGCCAATGTCACCAACTTGCAGGCCACACCCGAAAACTCGGCCAAAATCATGCTCAAAATCGTCGCTGGCGATGATCCCTCGACATTTGCCTTTTCCAATCGAGGTACCATGATTGAGTGTCGAGACGTGCTTCAAGGATTAGTTTCCAGAGCTAGAAGAGAGGCCTCCAACCCACCTCCTTCAGCAACAGGAGATGGCTCATCTACACCCGCCACAGCGACTCCACCACCGAAaaaggaagagaagaaggtggccATGGACGATAAGAGTCTGTTGGCGGACTTTCAGCTGCAACAGACTCTCCTCAAAGAGAGTAAGGAGCTGGGTAAGGTGTTTGCAGCTACAGTGATCCACGGAGGACTTAAGCCTGAGGAGTTCTGGAGCATTCGAGTGCATCTTCTGCGAGCCTTTGCATTGACCAGTaaccagaagaagggtcCTTACAATGTCTTGTCTACAATCAAACCCACTACTGGTTCAGATAACACAGTCAATGTGCAACTTACACCTGAAAAGGTCAAAGATATGTTTGACCAATATCCCGTGGTGCAGACAGCCTACGACGACAATGTTCCCAGACTCAAGGAGTCTGATTTTTGGGCCCGATTTTTCCAATCTCGATTGTTCAAGAAGCTTCGAGGAGAGAGAATCACACACAAGGATCCAACAGATCCACTCATGGATAGATACCTGGATGATGAGTACGATAAGGAGGCTGCACTGGCCGCCGGAATGCCCGATAAGGTGCATCGGTTTGTCGACATCGGCGGTAACGACTCTCAGGCAGGCTCAGAGTCGTTTGGAAACCGGCCAGACATGACCATGAGAGCAGGATCGTCGGGGAGAGATGTGGTAAGTGTCATAAAGAGCATCAACCGACTGTCTGAACGGCTGGCACAAAAGTCAGAAGCTCCCttggccgagaaggagtacGGAACGCTTGCATTAGCTGATCTACAGGGAGAGACTGGTGCGGAGTATGTTCCTTTGCAGGTCAGACAGAGCGATACCAATggcaacaagaaggacagTGATGGAGACGTGGATATGACTCCATTGGATGCAGAGGCATGTAAGGAGTATGTGCATTCTCAGTATGACAATCCTGTGTCACTGGCGTCTCTAGTTCATGATGACTACTCTGCTGACTATGCACAGGCTTGGGGCAATGTCCAGGGTGCTGTGAACCAACAAAAAGGCTCGTGGGAGACTGTACAGGAGAGTCTAATGGATCCCAAGGTACTCAATGACCTTCTCGTTGTTCACACTACGACCATTGAATTTCTTCGTCACTTTTGGCACAACTTCCAGGAGGGTTCTGCTGAGTGCAGCTCCATGGCTAACAGTTTAGCCAAGTGCATCAAGCGAAttgatgctgctgtcggCGAGGTAAAAGATGAACAGCAGCACAAGTTGGCCGTAGGTGCCATGGCTTCGGTCAAGACATCCATCCACCATGCTCTGAAAGAGTATGATATTGCATTGAGGGGATGA
- a CDS encoding uncharacterized protein (Compare to YALI0B12474g, similar to uniprot|P38788 Saccharomyces cerevisiae YHR064c PDR13 regulator protein involved in pleiotropic drug resistance, similar to Saccharomyces cerevisiae SSZ1 (YHR064C); ancestral locus Anc_5.335), giving the protein MSTVIGIAFGNTNSSIAYEKDGKVEVIANPDGDRFIPSTVSYVGSDEYSGLEAKAQLIRNAANTVTNFRDYLGKPFSNIDASAAKASSKPTDGGSAVAYKLERGNGEEAVSVDEIAVRHLTKLQEAAKDYIGKPIDGIVIAVPTDFDEATTKAVVKACEGAKMPVLQVISEPAAALLASDAGNAEISSGDRVSLVLDLGGIRSDAAVIATRGGVYTTLATHHAFGLGGNKLDDALVNYFAKEFEKKHKLNPLEDKRGVAKLVHESEAVKKTLSNTSSATFAIESLAGGIDYHGTVNRLRFELVAKAIFAEFNTFALEAVKKAGLDPLDVDEVLLVGGTANIPKIAKLLSSSFENATVVAPAVESKAVEPAELVARGAAIQAALVADFDESEIADSTQAVVTVAPHTTAPIGVKLADGSLKVIIPQDTPLPVKKSVVLPAKGSFFAQIYEGKHSIDEKEVTPTNDDDDSDFDDEPYTERTKKVEGTHLLGELGLDGITGDKVEVIVNITRELKLEISAREIGGAGVVRGVAGTAKLE; this is encoded by the coding sequence atgtccaCTGTCATCGGTATCGCTTTTGGAAAcaccaactcctccatcgCCTACGAGAAGGACGGCAAGGTCGAGGTTATTGCCAACCCCGACGGAGATCGATTTATCCCCTCCACCGTCTCCTATGTCGGCTCTGATGAGTACTCTGGTctcgaggccaaggcccAGCTGATTCGAAACGCCGCCAACACCGTCACCAACTTCCGAGACTACCTCGGCAAGCCTTTTTCCAACATTGACGCTTCTGCTGCTAAGGCTTCTTCCAAGCCCACTGATGGAGGCTCGGCTGTTGCCTACAAGCTGGAGCGAGGCAATGGAGAGGaggctgtttctgttgatGAGATTGCCGTCCGACACCTTAccaagctgcaggaggccgccaaggacTACATTGGAAAGCCCATTGACGGAATTGTCATTGCTGTCCCCACCGATTTCGACGAggccaccaccaaggccgtTGTCAAGGCTTGTGAGGGTGCCAAGATGCCTGTTCTGCAGGTCATCTCCGAGCCCGCTGCTGCCCTGCTCGCCTCCGATGCTGGTAATGCCGAGATCTCTTCTGGCGACCGAGTTTCTCTGGTCCTCGATCTCGGTGGAATCCGATCCGATGCCGCTGTTATTGCTACCCGAGGTGGTGTCTACACCACCCTGGCCACTCACCACGCCTTTGGTCTCGGTGGTAACAAGCTCGATGATGCTCTCGTTAACTACTTCGCCAAGGAattcgagaagaagcacaAGCTGAACCCTCTGGAGGACAAGCGAGGTGTCGCCAAGCTCGTCCACGAGTCTGAGGCTGTTAAGAAGACCCTCTCTAACacttcttctgccactTTCGCTATCGAGTCTCTCGCCGGTGGCATTGACTACCACGGAACCGTCAACCGACTGCGATTCGAGCTTGTTGCCAAGGCTATCTTCGCCGAGTTCAACACCTTTGCTCTTGAGgctgtcaagaaggccggTCTTGATCCccttgatgttgatgaggttctccttgtcggagGAACCGCCAACATCCCCAAGATTGCCAAGCTGCTGTCTTCGTCTTTCGAAAACGCCACTGTCGTTGCCCCCGCTGTTGAGTCCAAGGCTGTTGAGCCCGCTGAGCTCGTTGCCCGAGGTGCCGCCATCCAGGCCGCTCTTGTTGCTGATTTTGACGAGTCCGAGATCGCCGATTCCACCCAGGCCGTTGTCACTGTTGCCCCCCACACCACTGCCCCCATTGGTGTCAAGCTCGCTGACGGCTCTCTCAAGGTGATCATCCCCCAGGATACCCCTCTGCCTGTCAAGAAGTCCGTTGTGCTCCCCGCCAAGGGCTCTTTCTTCGCCCAGATCTACGAGGGCAAGCACTCcattgacgagaaggaggtgacCCCCaccaacgacgacgatgactCCGACTTTGACGACGAGCCTTACACTGAGCGAACCAAGAAGGTCGAGGGTACTCACCTCCTCGGCGagcttggtcttgatggCATCACCGGAGACAAGGTCGAGGTCATTGTTAACATCACCCGGGAGCTCAAGCTCGAGATTTCCGCCCGGGAGATCGGAGGAGCCGGTGTTGTCCGAGGTGTTGCCGGAACCGCCAAGTTGGAGTAA